A stretch of Anaeromyxobacter dehalogenans 2CP-1 DNA encodes these proteins:
- the lpdA gene encoding dihydrolipoyl dehydrogenase — translation MPTQTYDAIVIGAGTGGYPAAIRLAQLGKKVALIEKDATLGGVCLNWGCIPSKALIAAANLVDEMRGAADRGIIAEPPRVDVAKLREFKDGVVKKLTGGVALLEKGNGVEVVRGTATVVAPNAVEVAGKDGQKTRLEAGAILVATGARPIEIPGFAFDGKDVWSAREAVDLPEVPKRLVCIGGGIIGMELGTVYAKLGAQVTFVEALPQVLTGVDPDAVRLVQKGLRQRGVAVHVNAKAKGYERRGKELVVKIEIEGKEQEIPCDKILVAVGFKPSSAGFGLEQVGVKIGPKGFIEVDQQYRTSVPTIFAAGDVTGPPLLAHKASKEGEIAAEVIAGHKTVRDWVGMPTAIFTDPEVAAVGLSEEEARKQGYDPIVGKFAFGALGRAIAIHHTEGFVKVVGDRKTKLLLGASICGPEAGDLIAEAALALEMGAYLEDVALTIHAHPTLPEALNEACRAALGEAIHMLNRPERPKKGEAAAGARA, via the coding sequence ATGCCCACCCAGACCTACGACGCCATCGTGATCGGCGCCGGCACCGGAGGCTACCCGGCCGCCATCCGCCTCGCCCAGCTCGGCAAGAAGGTCGCGCTCATCGAGAAGGACGCCACCCTGGGCGGCGTCTGCCTGAACTGGGGGTGCATCCCGTCGAAGGCGCTCATCGCGGCCGCCAACCTGGTGGACGAGATGCGCGGCGCCGCCGATCGCGGGATCATCGCCGAGCCGCCGCGCGTCGACGTGGCGAAGCTGCGCGAGTTCAAGGACGGCGTGGTGAAGAAGCTCACCGGCGGCGTGGCGCTGCTCGAGAAGGGCAACGGCGTCGAGGTGGTGCGCGGGACCGCCACCGTGGTCGCGCCGAACGCGGTCGAGGTGGCCGGCAAGGACGGGCAGAAGACGCGGCTCGAGGCCGGCGCGATCCTGGTCGCCACCGGCGCGCGGCCCATCGAGATCCCGGGGTTCGCGTTCGACGGGAAGGACGTCTGGAGCGCGCGGGAGGCGGTGGATCTCCCGGAGGTGCCGAAGCGCCTGGTCTGCATCGGCGGCGGCATCATCGGCATGGAGCTCGGGACCGTCTACGCGAAGCTCGGCGCGCAGGTGACCTTCGTCGAGGCGCTGCCGCAGGTGCTCACCGGCGTCGATCCCGACGCGGTGCGCCTGGTGCAGAAGGGGCTCCGCCAGCGCGGCGTGGCCGTGCACGTGAACGCGAAGGCGAAGGGGTACGAGCGCCGCGGCAAGGAGCTGGTCGTCAAGATCGAGATCGAGGGCAAGGAGCAGGAGATCCCCTGCGACAAGATCCTGGTCGCGGTCGGCTTCAAGCCGAGCTCGGCCGGCTTCGGCCTCGAGCAGGTGGGCGTGAAGATCGGGCCGAAGGGCTTCATCGAGGTCGATCAGCAGTACCGCACCAGCGTGCCGACCATCTTCGCCGCCGGCGACGTGACCGGGCCGCCGCTGCTCGCGCACAAGGCGTCGAAGGAGGGCGAGATCGCCGCCGAGGTCATCGCGGGCCACAAGACCGTGCGCGACTGGGTGGGGATGCCCACCGCCATCTTCACCGACCCCGAGGTCGCCGCGGTGGGCCTCTCGGAGGAGGAGGCGCGCAAGCAGGGGTACGATCCCATCGTCGGCAAGTTCGCGTTCGGGGCGCTGGGTCGCGCCATCGCCATCCACCACACCGAGGGCTTCGTGAAGGTGGTGGGCGACCGCAAGACGAAGCTCCTGCTCGGCGCGAGCATCTGCGGGCCCGAGGCCGGCGACCTCATCGCCGAGGCCGCGCTGGCGCTGGAGATGGGCGCGTACCTGGAGGACGTGGCGCTCACCATCCACGCCCACCCGACGCTCCCCGAGGCGCTCAACGAGGCCTGCCGCGCCGCGCTCGGCGAGGCCATCCACATGCTGAACCGCCCGGAGCGCCCGAAGAAGGGCGAGGCCGCCGCGGGCGCCCGGGCCTGA
- the lipB gene encoding lipoyl(octanoyl) transferase LipB, with protein sequence MPRVLRTYRLGRVEYEDGLALMRLAADAVRAGTPAATDFLFLLEHPPVLTLGRSAGREHIVAAPAWLEKQGFEIHETDRGGDVTYHGPGQIVGYPVLDLNGRKDVRRYVGALEEAMIRTCADFGVEAGRHPEHRGCWVGRRKIGAIGVHLSRWITSHGFAFNARTDLAHFQVIVPCGIADPRLGVTSLEAELAARGRATPEQAEIENRLAAHLADVLELARADAGPDLRTISVVPVRPDGRVLLLRRSVERGGFWQQVTGRIEPGEAPEQAARRELREETGADLPVVSLGYRHAFGLDPSVNRVRPGALVVVEEVAFAARVPDGFEPRLSGEHTEHAWATGEEAAAQLRFPGLRRAVRLALSARR encoded by the coding sequence ATGCCGCGCGTCCTGCGCACCTACCGCCTCGGCCGCGTCGAGTACGAGGACGGGCTCGCGCTCATGCGGCTCGCCGCCGACGCGGTCCGCGCCGGCACGCCCGCCGCGACCGACTTCTTGTTCCTGCTCGAGCACCCGCCGGTGCTGACGCTCGGCCGCAGCGCCGGGCGCGAGCACATCGTGGCCGCGCCGGCCTGGCTCGAGAAGCAGGGCTTCGAGATCCACGAGACCGACCGCGGCGGGGACGTCACCTACCACGGGCCCGGCCAGATCGTCGGCTACCCGGTGCTCGATCTGAACGGCCGCAAGGACGTGCGGCGGTACGTGGGGGCGCTCGAGGAGGCGATGATCCGCACCTGCGCCGACTTCGGCGTGGAGGCGGGCCGCCACCCCGAGCACCGGGGCTGCTGGGTGGGCCGCCGGAAGATCGGCGCGATCGGCGTGCACCTCTCGCGCTGGATCACCTCGCACGGCTTCGCGTTCAACGCCCGCACCGACCTCGCGCACTTCCAGGTGATCGTCCCGTGCGGCATCGCGGATCCCCGCCTCGGCGTGACCAGCCTCGAGGCCGAGCTGGCGGCGCGGGGCCGGGCCACGCCGGAGCAGGCCGAGATCGAGAACCGGCTGGCCGCGCACCTCGCCGACGTCCTGGAGCTGGCCCGCGCCGACGCCGGGCCCGACCTGCGCACCATCTCGGTGGTCCCGGTGCGGCCGGACGGGCGCGTGCTGCTGCTCCGGCGGAGCGTGGAGCGGGGCGGCTTCTGGCAGCAGGTGACCGGGCGGATCGAGCCGGGCGAGGCGCCGGAGCAGGCCGCGCGGCGGGAGCTGCGCGAGGAGACCGGCGCCGATCTCCCGGTGGTGTCCCTCGGCTACCGGCACGCGTTCGGGCTCGACCCCAGCGTCAACCGCGTCCGGCCCGGCGCGCTCGTGGTGGTCGAGGAGGTGGCGTTCGCGGCCCGGGTGCCCGACGGGTTCGAGCCGCGCCTCTCCGGCGAGCACACCGAGCACGCCTGGGCCACCGGGGAGGAGGCGGCCGCGCAGCTGCGCTTCCCCGGGCTGCGGCGGGCGGTGCGGCTCGCGCTCAGCGCCCGGCGCTGA
- a CDS encoding tRNA threonylcarbamoyladenosine dehydratase, whose protein sequence is MAGDRPVSPRLDRTARLLGLEAMGRLARAHVVVLGIGGVGTVAAEALCRAGVGRLTLVDGERVEEMNANRQLHALDGAFGAPKAEALAERLRRVIPGARVDAVVGRYDEGSAARLVPEGVSCVVDAMDTVVAKLHVIARCLEHRIPIVTSLGAARRLDPTAIQVTDLCETHTDQLAKDVRKYLRRRFGISATAPTGVTAVWSMEAPRPTLALPGDEDGIPGTRPRLPGERRREPKCYGSAMFVTGAFGLAAAAAVVHALGGVAPVAPRTLSEAEAKRRRKPRAR, encoded by the coding sequence ATGGCCGGCGACCGCCCCGTCTCCCCCCGCCTCGATCGCACCGCGCGGCTGCTCGGGCTCGAGGCCATGGGCCGGCTGGCGCGCGCGCACGTGGTGGTGCTGGGGATCGGGGGCGTCGGGACGGTCGCGGCCGAGGCGCTGTGCCGGGCCGGCGTCGGCCGCCTCACGCTGGTGGACGGCGAGCGCGTCGAGGAGATGAACGCGAACCGCCAGCTCCACGCGCTCGACGGCGCGTTCGGCGCGCCCAAGGCGGAGGCGCTGGCGGAGCGGCTCCGGCGCGTGATCCCGGGGGCGCGGGTGGACGCGGTGGTCGGGCGCTACGACGAGGGGAGCGCGGCGCGCCTCGTGCCGGAGGGCGTGTCCTGCGTGGTGGACGCGATGGACACGGTCGTCGCGAAGCTGCACGTCATCGCGCGCTGCCTGGAGCACCGCATCCCCATCGTCACCTCGCTCGGCGCGGCGCGGCGGCTCGACCCCACCGCGATCCAGGTGACGGACCTCTGCGAGACGCACACCGACCAGCTTGCCAAGGACGTGCGCAAGTACCTGCGCCGCCGCTTCGGGATCTCGGCCACCGCGCCCACCGGCGTCACCGCGGTCTGGTCGATGGAGGCGCCGCGGCCGACGCTGGCGCTGCCCGGCGACGAGGACGGCATCCCCGGCACGCGCCCGCGGCTGCCCGGGGAGCGGCGCCGCGAGCCGAAGTGCTACGGGAGCGCCATGTTCGTCACCGGCGCGTTCGGCCTCGCCGCGGCCGCGGCGGTGGTGCACGCGCTCGGCGGTGTGGCCCCGGTCGCGCCGCGCACGCTGTCCGAGGCGGAGGCGAAGCGCCGGCGCAAGCCGCGCGCCCGGTGA
- a CDS encoding OPT/YSL family transporter yields the protein MSLTPRAVLAGSVFGLLLAAGNVYMGLRTGFWEIGIVTATVLAAAVYPLLGRRLDATDATITQSIATGTGAAPAVAGLLGAVPALELMGAAPPAWTVVAFGIGAGVLGLLLAHGLRRRLLEEEALPFPSGIAAAEVLRTHAGSGARALTVSGVLAAALTALRDGPGLVPAMLLTGGRAGALGLGVALSPMLAGAGALVGVANASALAAGSALAFFVITPILVRTGAIADVTFVSSAAWLLWPGVGLVLGGSVVSLVADLRAFGAGVADLGALLRGASRSRVALAFTVGAAILMVGAAHVGFGLHLGVAALVAVPSLLGAVACARVAGRTDVAPIGEVGQVLQGGAGALGTGAVAATAAGALPSSVGGQAAISLWSLRAGARLGVPPALQLRAQILGIVLGIAAAVPLYRAFVHAHALGSVELPAPTALRWRALAEAVGGGGHLPHGALLLLVAGTLAGALLEVAGRGRLRGKVPTPGALGLGFLVPAHYVGTMLLGALLGAWQARRGRGTAVEPVAAGAIVGESLVALIAAAVASGAGPR from the coding sequence GTGAGCCTCACTCCCCGCGCCGTGCTGGCCGGCTCCGTCTTCGGCCTGCTCCTCGCGGCGGGCAACGTCTACATGGGGCTCCGGACGGGGTTCTGGGAGATCGGCATCGTCACCGCGACGGTGCTCGCCGCGGCCGTCTACCCGCTGCTGGGTCGACGCCTGGACGCGACGGACGCGACGATCACACAGTCGATCGCGACCGGCACCGGCGCCGCGCCCGCCGTCGCCGGGCTCCTCGGCGCGGTCCCCGCGCTGGAGCTCATGGGCGCCGCCCCGCCAGCCTGGACGGTCGTCGCGTTCGGCATCGGGGCCGGCGTGCTCGGGCTCCTGCTGGCGCACGGCCTGCGGCGGCGGTTGCTCGAGGAAGAGGCGCTCCCGTTCCCGAGCGGGATCGCGGCCGCCGAGGTGCTCCGCACGCACGCCGGCTCCGGCGCGCGCGCGCTCACCGTGAGCGGCGTGCTCGCCGCCGCGCTCACGGCGCTGCGCGACGGGCCGGGGCTGGTCCCCGCGATGCTCCTGACGGGCGGGCGGGCGGGCGCCCTGGGCCTCGGCGTCGCGCTTTCGCCCATGCTGGCAGGGGCGGGGGCGCTGGTGGGGGTCGCGAACGCGAGCGCGCTCGCGGCCGGCTCGGCGCTCGCCTTCTTCGTCATCACGCCCATCCTCGTCCGGACCGGCGCCATCGCCGACGTGACCTTCGTCTCGTCGGCTGCGTGGCTGCTCTGGCCCGGGGTGGGCCTGGTGCTCGGCGGCTCGGTCGTGTCGCTGGTCGCGGACCTCCGGGCGTTCGGTGCCGGCGTCGCCGACCTCGGCGCGCTGCTCCGGGGCGCGAGCCGCTCCAGGGTCGCGCTCGCCTTCACGGTGGGGGCGGCGATCCTGATGGTCGGCGCCGCCCACGTCGGCTTCGGCCTGCACCTCGGGGTGGCGGCGCTCGTCGCGGTGCCCTCGCTGCTCGGCGCGGTCGCCTGCGCCCGGGTGGCGGGGCGGACCGACGTCGCGCCCATCGGCGAGGTGGGGCAGGTGCTGCAGGGCGGCGCGGGCGCGCTCGGCACCGGGGCCGTGGCCGCCACCGCTGCCGGGGCGCTGCCCTCCTCGGTGGGGGGCCAGGCGGCGATCTCGCTCTGGTCGCTGCGCGCGGGGGCCCGGCTGGGCGTGCCCCCTGCGCTGCAGCTCCGCGCACAGATCCTCGGCATCGTGCTCGGCATCGCGGCGGCCGTCCCGCTGTACCGCGCGTTCGTGCACGCGCACGCGCTCGGCTCGGTGGAGCTCCCGGCGCCGACGGCCCTGCGCTGGCGCGCGCTCGCGGAGGCGGTGGGCGGGGGCGGGCACCTGCCGCACGGCGCGCTGCTGCTGCTGGTCGCGGGGACGCTCGCGGGGGCGCTGCTCGAGGTGGCGGGTCGCGGCCGCTTGCGCGGGAAGGTCCCGACGCCGGGCGCGCTCGGGCTCGGGTTCCTGGTGCCGGCGCACTACGTCGGGACGATGCTGCTGGGCGCGCTGCTCGGCGCGTGGCAGGCCCGGCGAGGCCGCGGCACGGCGGTGGAGCCGGTCGCGGCCGGCGCGATCGTGGGCGAGTCACTCGTGGCGCTGATCGCCGCCGCCGTCGCCAGCGGCGCCGGGCCGCGCTGA
- a CDS encoding TatD family hydrolase, which produces MIDSHCHLDARAFDADRAEALARARAAGVTDVIVPAVGPDAWAPLAAWAAATPGVHHGLGIHPQLLPELDPGGDDRRLADLEAALSRGGAVAVGECGLDAPSVEAGAPMDRQVAVLRGHLALARRFRLPVILHCLRAHEPLLALLAEAPLPAGGVLHSFSGSADQVRAYLPSGLHFSFAGPLTYERARRPIDAARAVPRDRLLVETDAPDQTPRPNRGRNEPAYLPGILSALAGALGTGAAEADALTTANARALFRLA; this is translated from the coding sequence GTGATCGACTCGCACTGCCACCTCGACGCGCGCGCGTTCGACGCGGACCGGGCCGAGGCGCTGGCCCGGGCGCGCGCCGCGGGGGTCACCGACGTGATCGTGCCGGCGGTGGGGCCGGATGCCTGGGCGCCGCTGGCGGCGTGGGCCGCCGCGACGCCGGGCGTCCACCACGGCCTCGGCATCCACCCGCAGCTCCTGCCGGAGCTCGATCCCGGCGGCGACGACCGCCGGCTCGCCGATCTCGAGGCCGCGCTCTCGCGCGGTGGCGCGGTGGCGGTCGGGGAGTGCGGGCTCGACGCGCCGAGCGTCGAGGCGGGCGCGCCCATGGACCGCCAGGTGGCGGTGCTGCGCGGCCACCTGGCGCTGGCGCGCCGCTTCCGGCTGCCCGTGATCCTGCACTGCCTGCGGGCGCACGAGCCGCTCCTGGCGCTCCTCGCCGAGGCGCCGCTCCCCGCGGGCGGCGTGCTGCACAGCTTCTCCGGCAGCGCCGACCAGGTCCGCGCCTACCTGCCCTCGGGCCTGCACTTCTCCTTCGCCGGCCCGCTCACCTACGAGCGCGCCCGGAGGCCCATCGACGCCGCGCGGGCGGTGCCGCGGGACCGGCTGCTCGTGGAGACCGACGCGCCCGACCAGACCCCGCGCCCCAACCGCGGCCGCAACGAGCCCGCCTACCTCCCCGGCATCCTGTCCGCGCTGGCGGGCGCGCTCGGCACCGGCGCGGCGGAGGCCGACGCGCTCACCACCGCGAACGCCCGCGCGCTGTTCCGGCTCGCTTGA
- a CDS encoding serine/threonine-protein kinase has translation MPEEKATLPLPGATPPVGGRAPAPETLAAGAFAGDWQLVRSLAAGGHGVVYLAAHRATGRRAAVKVLSHVYAASPEMASRFVREARILSRLRHPNVVEILELGSLADGRPFVAMELLEGRSLLELVFARGRLSLPEAVELLAPVCTALDAAHQAGVVHRDVKASNVFVESGDPPRVKLLDFGVAHAAGPDDPSITVTGERLGSAHAMAPELIRGEAVDARADVYALGVLLYQLLTGELPFWSEDQFELERLHLSAPPPRPGRLAPVPTAVDAVVERALAKRPDERFGSAPAFLEALRAAAGLAGQAEEHAARAAVLHVSLAPAGGLEPADVLALLELEDAAAGRLSAAGWEIDVRASGTLLATRVLPPAPEAARAARAEAAELGAGLSESLARAAGARCRVEVCLHAGEIRLGPDERRAGGAVFRIAEWVRDAPGGFVATAQALEGLSAGR, from the coding sequence ATGCCCGAGGAAAAGGCCACCCTTCCCCTCCCCGGCGCCACCCCCCCGGTCGGAGGCCGCGCCCCGGCGCCGGAGACGCTCGCCGCCGGCGCGTTCGCCGGCGACTGGCAGCTGGTCCGCTCGCTCGCGGCCGGCGGTCACGGCGTCGTCTACCTCGCGGCGCACCGCGCCACCGGGCGGCGCGCGGCGGTGAAGGTCCTGTCGCACGTCTACGCCGCCTCCCCGGAGATGGCGAGCCGCTTCGTGCGCGAGGCGCGCATCCTCTCCCGGCTCCGCCACCCGAACGTCGTGGAGATCCTCGAGCTGGGATCGCTCGCCGACGGCCGGCCGTTCGTGGCCATGGAGCTGCTGGAGGGGCGGAGCCTCCTCGAGCTCGTGTTCGCCCGCGGCCGCCTGTCGCTGCCGGAGGCGGTGGAGCTGCTCGCGCCGGTGTGCACCGCGCTCGACGCCGCGCACCAGGCGGGCGTGGTCCACCGCGACGTCAAGGCGTCGAACGTCTTCGTGGAGAGCGGCGATCCGCCCCGGGTGAAGCTGCTCGACTTCGGGGTGGCCCACGCCGCCGGCCCGGACGATCCGAGCATCACCGTCACGGGCGAGCGGCTCGGCTCGGCGCACGCCATGGCGCCGGAGCTGATCCGCGGCGAGGCGGTGGACGCGCGCGCCGACGTCTACGCCCTGGGCGTCCTGCTGTACCAGCTCCTCACCGGCGAGCTGCCGTTCTGGTCGGAGGACCAGTTCGAGCTCGAGCGGCTGCACCTCAGCGCGCCGCCCCCGCGGCCCGGACGGCTCGCGCCGGTGCCGACCGCGGTGGACGCGGTCGTGGAGCGCGCGCTGGCGAAGCGCCCCGACGAGCGCTTCGGCTCGGCGCCGGCGTTCCTCGAGGCGCTGCGGGCGGCGGCGGGCCTCGCCGGGCAGGCGGAGGAGCACGCGGCGCGCGCCGCCGTCCTGCACGTGTCGCTCGCGCCGGCGGGCGGGCTCGAGCCCGCGGACGTGCTGGCGCTGCTCGAGCTGGAGGACGCCGCCGCGGGCCGGCTGTCCGCGGCCGGATGGGAGATCGACGTGCGCGCGAGCGGGACGCTGCTCGCCACGCGCGTGCTGCCGCCGGCGCCGGAGGCGGCGCGCGCCGCGCGCGCCGAGGCCGCCGAGCTCGGGGCCGGGCTGAGCGAGTCGCTGGCCCGCGCGGCCGGGGCGCGCTGCCGGGTCGAGGTGTGCCTGCACGCGGGCGAGATCCGCCTCGGCCCGGACGAGCGGCGCGCCGGCGGTGCGGTGTTCCGGATCGCGGAGTGGGTCCGCGACGCGCCGGGGGGCTTCGTCGCGACGGCGCAGGCGCTCGAGGGGCTCAGCGCCGGGCGCTGA